The following proteins are encoded in a genomic region of Saccharopolyspora antimicrobica:
- a CDS encoding DUF6461 domain-containing protein, which yields MPIGDGDHVADLDEFSWADDYPGQERHLSEIFCLTFVKDVGIDEVLRLMGGFADTTAIRAAAEDDAMSHHSEGMLELAMAARLDSWTVVFEPYGFWGSSLTPILSRGTEAASLLRHDYANPHLDYAVDGELVTGLDPTFPDMRYGTEPTRLDPLLREAGFDLSESENGQDRAFSRSLRVIQLITGVSPTYEQLTGPLISAHFDPWFSAAPKQLPHGVDGPAEALAKTRRLTEVLGLTGTPGLSEALAAAESGQQVVVTPDSDLGQHVRAWLVECNLGRSASSSWPTRSEEARRERVANLRQLVQALGYSLQNPR from the coding sequence ATGCCGATCGGAGATGGGGACCACGTGGCCGACCTCGACGAATTCTCCTGGGCGGACGACTATCCCGGTCAGGAGCGCCACCTCAGCGAGATCTTCTGCCTGACCTTCGTCAAGGACGTCGGCATCGACGAGGTGCTGCGGCTGATGGGCGGGTTCGCCGACACGACCGCCATCCGCGCGGCAGCGGAGGACGACGCGATGTCGCACCACTCCGAAGGCATGCTGGAGCTCGCCATGGCCGCGCGGCTGGATTCCTGGACCGTCGTGTTCGAGCCGTACGGCTTCTGGGGCTCGTCCCTCACGCCGATCCTGTCGCGGGGAACCGAAGCCGCATCCCTGCTCCGCCACGATTACGCCAACCCGCACCTCGACTACGCGGTGGACGGCGAGCTGGTGACCGGACTCGACCCGACGTTCCCGGACATGCGCTACGGGACCGAACCGACCCGCCTCGACCCGCTGCTGCGCGAGGCCGGTTTCGACCTGTCGGAAAGCGAGAACGGCCAGGACCGCGCGTTCTCCCGGTCGCTGCGGGTGATCCAGCTCATCACCGGCGTCTCCCCCACCTACGAGCAGCTGACCGGACCGCTGATCAGCGCGCACTTCGATCCCTGGTTCAGCGCGGCGCCGAAGCAGCTGCCGCACGGCGTGGACGGGCCCGCCGAAGCCCTCGCCAAGACGAGGCGGCTGACCGAGGTGCTCGGCCTGACCGGCACCCCAGGACTCTCCGAAGCGCTGGCCGCGGCGGAAAGCGGCCAACAGGTCGTCGTCACCCCGGACAGCGACCTCGGGCAGCACGTGCGCGCCTGGCTGGTCGAATGCAACCTGGGGCGTTCGGCCTCGTCCAGCTGGCCCACGCGGAGCGAGGAAGCCCGGCGCGAACGCGTCGCGAACCTCCGGCAGCTGGTCCAGGCCCTCGGATATTCCCTCCAGAACCCCCGGTAG
- a CDS encoding MFS transporter encodes MTSHPAAHRGKPRKAAAAAWIGSALEYYDFFIYGTAAALVFNKIFFPASSPATGTLLALATFGVGYLARPIGAFVLGHIGDVFGRKRVLVQTVLLMGVATVLVGCLPTYQQIGVAAPALLVALRLLQGFSAAGEQAGANSMSLEHAPSNRRAYYTSFTLSGTQAGQILATAVFLPVAALPEEHLLTWGWRVPFWLSAAVVVAGLVIRRKLDETPVFEQEVAAGETKRAKTPLAPLFRDHWADVLRVVVASVIAAVSTIFTVYALSYAVNTVGLERSPILWVGVLANIAALIAIPLWARLADRIGRKPVFIGGSLGCAVLMAAYLWSLSIGDYALIFLTGILMFGVAYSATNGIWPAFYGEMFPARVRLSGMAVGTQIGFAVAGFAPSIAEAVGGGRDGWMNVALFTAGLCVLNAVAVATGRETYRVPTEELGLKAPRTKGERERSAVSA; translated from the coding sequence GTGACCTCCCACCCGGCCGCCCATCGCGGCAAACCCCGCAAGGCCGCCGCCGCGGCGTGGATCGGCAGCGCCCTGGAGTACTACGACTTCTTCATCTACGGCACCGCCGCCGCGCTGGTGTTCAACAAGATCTTCTTCCCCGCCTCCTCCCCCGCCACCGGCACGCTGCTCGCGCTGGCCACCTTCGGCGTCGGCTACCTGGCCAGGCCGATCGGCGCGTTCGTCCTCGGCCACATCGGCGACGTCTTCGGCCGCAAGCGGGTGCTGGTGCAGACCGTGCTCCTGATGGGCGTGGCGACCGTGCTGGTCGGCTGCCTGCCGACCTACCAGCAGATCGGCGTGGCCGCACCGGCGCTGCTGGTCGCGCTGCGGTTGCTGCAGGGGTTCTCGGCGGCGGGAGAGCAGGCAGGCGCCAACTCGATGTCGCTGGAACACGCGCCGTCGAACCGCCGCGCCTACTACACGAGCTTCACGCTCAGCGGCACGCAAGCCGGGCAGATCCTGGCGACCGCGGTCTTCCTGCCGGTCGCCGCGCTGCCCGAGGAACACCTGCTGACCTGGGGCTGGCGCGTGCCGTTCTGGCTCAGCGCGGCCGTGGTGGTCGCCGGCCTGGTGATCCGCCGCAAGCTCGACGAGACCCCGGTGTTCGAGCAGGAGGTCGCCGCGGGCGAGACCAAGCGCGCCAAGACCCCGCTGGCACCGCTGTTCCGCGACCACTGGGCCGACGTGCTGCGAGTCGTGGTGGCCTCGGTGATCGCGGCGGTGAGCACCATCTTCACCGTCTACGCGCTGAGCTACGCGGTGAACACGGTCGGCCTGGAGCGCAGCCCGATCCTGTGGGTCGGGGTGCTGGCCAACATCGCAGCACTGATCGCGATCCCGCTGTGGGCGCGGCTCGCCGACCGGATCGGCCGCAAGCCGGTCTTCATCGGCGGTTCGCTGGGCTGCGCGGTGCTGATGGCCGCCTACCTCTGGTCGCTGTCGATCGGTGACTACGCGCTGATCTTCCTGACCGGGATCCTCATGTTCGGCGTCGCCTACAGCGCGACGAACGGGATCTGGCCCGCCTTCTACGGCGAGATGTTCCCGGCCCGCGTCCGGTTGTCCGGCATGGCGGTGGGCACCCAGATCGGGTTCGCCGTCGCCGGATTCGCCCCGAGCATCGCCGAGGCCGTCGGCGGCGGCCGGGACGGCTGGATGAACGTCGCGCTGTTCACCGCGGGCCTGTGCGTGCTCAACGCGGTCGCGGTGGCCACCGGGCGGGAGACCTACCGCGTGCCGACCGAGGAATTGGGGCTGAAGGCGCCCAGAACGAAAGGAGAACGGGAGCGGAGCGCGGTGAGCGCCTGA
- a CDS encoding TetR/AcrR family transcriptional regulator encodes MAAPTSDTSEVRQRDAERTRSEILEVATLEFADKGYAGARVDEIAARTSTTKRMIYYYFGGKEQLYLAALENAYSVIRGIESEVDAEAADPVEAIRRLAELTFDHHESHPDFLRLVSIENIHRAEHLSKSDLLPRLADPAVGVLGRILERGRAAGVFRDDVDALDVHMVISSFCVFRTANRYTFQAIFQRDMLDPARRDHYREMLGDLVIDFLTAR; translated from the coding sequence GTGGCAGCACCGACGTCCGACACCAGCGAGGTCCGGCAGCGCGACGCCGAGCGGACGCGCTCGGAGATCCTCGAGGTCGCCACCCTGGAATTCGCCGACAAGGGCTACGCAGGCGCCCGGGTCGACGAGATCGCCGCGCGCACCAGCACCACCAAGCGGATGATCTACTACTACTTCGGCGGCAAGGAGCAGCTCTACCTCGCCGCGCTGGAGAACGCCTACTCGGTGATCCGCGGCATCGAGAGCGAGGTCGACGCCGAAGCCGCGGACCCGGTCGAGGCGATCCGCCGGCTGGCCGAGCTGACCTTCGACCACCACGAGTCGCACCCCGACTTCCTCCGCCTGGTCAGCATCGAGAACATCCACCGCGCCGAGCACCTGTCCAAGTCCGACCTGCTGCCCCGGCTGGCCGACCCGGCGGTGGGTGTGCTCGGCCGGATCCTGGAGCGCGGCCGGGCCGCGGGCGTGTTCCGCGACGACGTCGACGCGCTGGACGTGCACATGGTGATCAGCTCGTTCTGCGTCTTCCGCACCGCGAACCGATACACGTTCCAGGCGATCTTCCAGCGCGACATGCTCGACCCGGCCCGCCGCGACCACTACCGCGAGATGCTCGGCGACCTGGTGATCGATTTCCTCACTGCGCGCTGA
- a CDS encoding shikimate dehydrogenase: MRTQDSYLIGLVGSGIGPSLSPPLHEREADELGIRYLYRRWDLDVLGRPAESIGELLAAARTAGYDGLNITHPCKQLVVEHLDELSPDAVALGAVNTVVLTGGRAIGHNTDWSGFARSFSRGLPDAPVEHVVLLGAGGAGSAVAHALLTLGTGALRVLDADPVRAELLAASLRERFGAGRVEVVRPEAVAASLAWADGLVHATPTGMAAHPGMPVPAELLRPGLWVADVVYRPLETELVTTARARGCRVLDGGGMAVFQAVDAFRLFTGVEPDADRMLRHFTELAGGVHVHS; encoded by the coding sequence GTGCGCACGCAGGACAGCTACCTCATCGGACTCGTCGGATCGGGCATCGGCCCATCGCTGAGCCCGCCGCTGCACGAGCGGGAGGCCGACGAACTCGGCATCCGGTACCTCTATCGCAGGTGGGACCTGGACGTGCTGGGCAGACCGGCCGAGTCGATCGGCGAGCTGCTGGCCGCTGCCCGCACGGCCGGCTACGACGGCCTCAACATCACGCACCCGTGCAAGCAGCTGGTCGTCGAGCACCTGGACGAGCTCTCCCCGGACGCGGTCGCGCTCGGCGCGGTCAACACGGTCGTGCTCACCGGAGGCCGCGCGATCGGCCACAACACCGATTGGTCCGGTTTCGCCCGCAGCTTCAGCCGCGGACTTCCGGACGCCCCGGTGGAACACGTCGTGCTGCTCGGTGCGGGCGGAGCCGGTTCGGCCGTCGCGCACGCGCTGCTGACGTTGGGCACGGGAGCGCTCCGAGTGCTCGACGCCGACCCGGTCCGTGCGGAGCTGCTGGCGGCGTCACTGCGCGAGCGCTTTGGCGCGGGCCGGGTGGAGGTTGTGCGGCCGGAAGCCGTGGCCGCGTCGCTGGCCTGGGCGGATGGCCTCGTGCACGCCACGCCGACGGGAATGGCCGCGCACCCCGGAATGCCGGTGCCCGCGGAGCTGCTGCGCCCCGGGCTGTGGGTGGCCGACGTGGTCTACCGGCCGCTGGAGACCGAGCTGGTCACCACCGCGCGCGCGAGGGGTTGCCGGGTGCTCGATGGTGGCGGTATGGCCGTTTTCCAAGCTGTCGACGCGTTCCGCCTGTTCACCGGTGTCGAACCGGACGCCGACCGGATGCTGCGCCATTTCACCGAACTCGCCGGAGGTGTGCATGTCCACAGCTGA
- a CDS encoding bifunctional sugar phosphate isomerase/epimerase/4-hydroxyphenylpyruvate dioxygenase family protein, translated as MSTAEPRRVIATVCLSGTLEDKLAAAAAAGFDGVEIFENDLIASAASPAEIRQRCADLGLAVDLYQPFRDFESVPPEVLRANLRRAERKFDVMEQLGADLVLVCSTVSPDAVDDDELAAEQLRLLAERAAARGMRVAYEALAWGRFVNTYEHSWRIVRRADHPALGVCLDSFHVLSRGGDPALIRTIPGEKLFFLQLADAPKLDMDVLQWSRHHRLFPGQGSFDLRTFIGNVLSTGYAGPLSLEVFNDVFRQADPKPAAVDAMRSLRLLEEQLGFPVAEPAPQLSGHAFVELAVDEVSGARLAETLAELGFESTGEHGSKPVRLWEQGGARVLLNAKSETPGSAEIGALAVESADPSSSALRAEAMHAPILPRTRGPEEANLASVAAPDGTEVFFCGAGSGSWLADFARAGAAPVPGLGITGIDHVALTQPFDHFDEATLFYRSVAGLRPEPIAEYAAPFGMVRTRGIVDPTGSVRLALTGTLVRRGEWAPAVRDPQHIAFACDDVLAAARTLRERGAPVLRIPDNYYDDLDARLDLGEELLAQLRANSVLYDRDERGEYLHVCTEMLGSRIFFELVQRIGGYAGYGVPNAPVRMAAHRRQRLAATGS; from the coding sequence ATGTCCACAGCTGAGCCCCGCAGGGTGATCGCCACCGTCTGCCTGTCCGGCACCCTGGAGGACAAGCTGGCCGCCGCGGCTGCCGCCGGGTTCGACGGGGTGGAGATCTTCGAGAACGACCTGATCGCCTCCGCGGCCTCGCCCGCCGAGATCCGGCAGCGGTGCGCCGACCTCGGGCTGGCCGTCGACCTCTACCAGCCGTTCCGCGATTTCGAATCGGTCCCGCCGGAGGTGCTGCGGGCCAACCTGCGCCGCGCCGAGCGCAAGTTCGACGTGATGGAGCAGCTGGGTGCCGACCTGGTGCTGGTGTGCTCGACGGTGTCCCCGGACGCGGTCGACGACGACGAGCTCGCTGCCGAACAGCTGCGCCTGCTCGCCGAACGCGCCGCCGCCCGCGGCATGCGAGTCGCCTACGAGGCGCTGGCGTGGGGCAGGTTCGTCAACACCTACGAGCATTCCTGGCGCATCGTGCGCCGCGCGGACCACCCGGCGCTGGGCGTGTGCCTGGACAGCTTCCACGTGCTCTCCCGGGGCGGCGATCCGGCGCTGATCCGCACGATTCCCGGGGAGAAGCTGTTCTTCCTGCAGCTGGCCGACGCGCCGAAGCTGGACATGGACGTTCTTCAGTGGAGCCGGCACCACCGGCTCTTCCCGGGCCAGGGCTCGTTCGACCTGCGGACCTTCATCGGCAACGTGCTCTCCACCGGCTACGCGGGGCCGCTGTCGCTGGAGGTCTTCAACGACGTCTTCCGCCAAGCCGACCCGAAACCCGCCGCGGTGGACGCGATGCGCTCGCTGCGCCTGCTGGAGGAGCAGCTGGGCTTCCCGGTGGCCGAGCCGGCGCCGCAGCTGTCCGGTCACGCGTTCGTCGAGCTGGCCGTGGACGAGGTATCGGGCGCACGGCTCGCCGAAACCCTTGCCGAGCTTGGCTTCGAGTCCACCGGTGAGCACGGCAGCAAGCCCGTGCGGCTGTGGGAGCAGGGCGGCGCGCGGGTGCTGCTGAACGCGAAGTCGGAAACGCCGGGCTCGGCGGAGATCGGTGCGCTGGCGGTGGAGAGCGCCGACCCGAGCAGCTCCGCGCTGCGAGCGGAAGCAATGCACGCCCCGATCCTGCCGCGCACGCGCGGGCCGGAGGAGGCGAATCTGGCATCCGTAGCGGCGCCGGACGGTACCGAGGTCTTCTTCTGCGGCGCCGGTTCCGGCAGCTGGCTCGCGGACTTCGCCAGGGCCGGTGCTGCTCCGGTGCCGGGGCTGGGCATCACCGGCATCGATCACGTCGCGCTGACCCAGCCCTTCGACCACTTCGACGAGGCGACGCTGTTCTACCGCTCGGTGGCCGGGCTGCGCCCCGAACCGATCGCGGAGTACGCGGCACCGTTCGGCATGGTGCGAACGCGCGGAATCGTCGACCCGACCGGATCGGTGCGCCTCGCGCTGACCGGCACGCTGGTGCGCCGCGGCGAGTGGGCCCCGGCGGTGCGCGATCCGCAGCACATCGCGTTCGCCTGCGACGACGTGCTCGCCGCGGCGCGCACCTTGCGCGAACGAGGAGCGCCGGTCCTGCGCATCCCGGACAACTACTACGACGACCTCGACGCCCGGCTGGACCTAGGGGAAGAACTGCTGGCGCAGCTGCGCGCGAACTCAGTGCTCTACGACCGCGACGAACGCGGTGAATACCTGCACGTGTGCACCGAGATGCTCGGTTCCCGCATCTTCTTCGAGCTCGTCCAGCGCATCGGGGGCTACGCGGGCTACGGCGTGCCCAACGCCCCGGTTCGCATGGCGGCCCACCGCCGCCAGCGCCTCGCGGCCACCGGCAGCTGA
- a CDS encoding succinic semialdehyde dehydrogenase, translating to MSSSTAQATATPLDAATVRRLTSGIAATGEPRTTTAPFTGTALATIPQSTDSDVRSAFARAREAQREWANIPVRERVRPFLRLVDMMLSRQSEVLDLLQHETGKARLHAFEEILDGAMSTLYYARKAPQLLRGSRRAGALPVFTRTIETPLSKGVVATITPWNYPLALTMDVVPALLAGNAVVHKPDSQTALSSLWPRALLVEAGLPQELWQVVLGEPGDIGNALIDEADYVGFTGSTAAGKAIAERAAKRLTGCSLELGGKNPMLVLDDADLAATAKTAVRACFANAGQLCVSIERIYVDAAVHDEFVELFAQQVRDLRLNSDLAFTADVGSLTSERQLTRVTEHVEAAVEAGATVAAGGKARPDLGPYFFEPTVLTGVAEDTPVCREETFGPVVSVYPFRSEDEAIELANDTPYGLNASVFSRDERRARRVAARIKAGTVNINEGYAAAYASQGASMGGMKESGLGRRHGPAGLLKYTEAQSVASQRVLGFDPAFGLSGQQHAKLFTAALRVIKALRIR from the coding sequence ATGAGCTCGTCCACCGCCCAGGCAACCGCGACTCCGCTGGATGCGGCAACTGTGCGGCGGTTGACCTCGGGAATCGCCGCCACGGGTGAACCGAGGACCACGACCGCGCCGTTCACCGGCACGGCGCTGGCGACCATCCCGCAATCCACGGACAGCGATGTGCGCAGCGCCTTCGCACGAGCTCGCGAGGCGCAGCGGGAATGGGCGAACATTCCCGTGCGCGAGCGGGTGCGGCCGTTCCTCCGGCTGGTCGACATGATGCTGTCTCGGCAGTCCGAGGTGCTCGACCTCCTCCAGCACGAAACGGGCAAAGCCCGGCTGCACGCATTCGAGGAGATCCTCGACGGCGCGATGTCCACCTTGTACTACGCCCGCAAAGCGCCGCAGCTGCTGCGCGGCAGTCGGCGTGCGGGCGCGCTGCCGGTGTTCACCCGCACCATCGAGACTCCGCTGTCGAAGGGCGTCGTCGCCACGATCACGCCGTGGAACTACCCGCTGGCGCTGACCATGGACGTCGTTCCCGCGCTGCTGGCGGGCAACGCCGTGGTGCACAAACCGGACAGCCAGACCGCGCTGTCCAGCCTGTGGCCGCGCGCGCTGCTGGTCGAGGCCGGGCTCCCGCAGGAGCTGTGGCAGGTCGTGCTCGGCGAACCCGGTGACATCGGGAACGCGCTTATCGACGAGGCCGACTACGTCGGCTTCACCGGTTCCACCGCGGCGGGCAAGGCCATCGCCGAGCGCGCCGCGAAGCGGCTGACCGGGTGCTCGCTGGAGCTCGGCGGCAAGAACCCGATGCTGGTGCTCGACGACGCCGACCTGGCCGCGACGGCGAAGACCGCGGTCCGCGCCTGCTTCGCCAACGCCGGCCAGCTGTGCGTGTCGATCGAGCGGATCTACGTCGACGCCGCCGTGCACGACGAGTTCGTCGAGCTGTTCGCCCAGCAGGTCCGCGACCTGCGGCTGAACTCCGACCTCGCGTTCACCGCCGACGTCGGATCGCTGACCTCCGAGCGCCAGCTCACCCGCGTCACCGAGCACGTCGAGGCCGCCGTCGAAGCGGGGGCGACGGTGGCCGCGGGCGGCAAGGCCCGCCCCGACCTGGGGCCCTACTTCTTCGAACCGACCGTGCTGACCGGGGTCGCCGAGGACACCCCGGTGTGCCGCGAGGAGACCTTCGGCCCCGTCGTCTCCGTCTACCCGTTCCGCAGCGAGGACGAGGCGATCGAGCTGGCCAACGACACGCCGTACGGCCTCAACGCCTCGGTGTTCAGCCGCGACGAACGTCGTGCCCGGCGGGTCGCGGCCCGGATCAAGGCGGGCACCGTCAACATCAACGAAGGCTACGCCGCGGCCTACGCCTCGCAGGGCGCGTCGATGGGCGGCATGAAGGAGTCCGGGCTGGGCCGTCGCCACGGTCCTGCCGGGCTGCTGAAGTACACCGAAGCGCAGTCGGTGGCCAGCCAGCGCGTGCTCGGCTTCGATCCCGCCTTCGGGCTCAGCGGGCAGCAGCACGCCAAGCTGTTCACCGCCGCGCTGCGGGTGATCAAGGCGCTGCGCATCCGCTGA
- the lanL gene encoding class IV lanthionine synthetase LanL, whose amino-acid sequence MRSTTTDLPGLLARRAEAAGREWAVDETWVSVRNPGDAVPDQGWKLHISARPGTLEQTVDTVLPLLLSHDCDFKVARSPEVLRELNSGDVDPATVGKAMTVYPPQDDVVRLGGLLAEALAGMTGPRITSDRRIRPDSPVYYRYAPFRPQYRVDDNGDFELVVLGPDGTALPGAAGPEFSCPPWATDPFRPTENSAAQRATVLGGRFRLTSGVLRGPRGNVYRAVDPEGRQVVIKEARAHVGENVNGIDLRMQLRNERRVLQALDGVDGVPRLLDHFRHGEDEYLVTTDVGTRDLNRYVGEQTRFFDDPTSPDRDLGRLAARLADVLAAVHERGVVVRDLSPKNVVLDDDGRCTLIDFGNSHLDGFQLHGWTRGYSVPDQHTDRPAEASDDYFSLGATLFFAATGINPIGADPDPVRNLERTLLCLERLHPEATGVRALIPGLLSLDPAERTAAFEALRTDRPARRGRRPEAPVLSADLLESVLSHTVGECVAAAREMASQPTGGRSEPPKTNVYSGSAGLGLELLHHPEGIDAGIELARWTIEATPPTRLPAAMYFGRTGTEIFLATARRTAADLPMSEPVDLGDERADYIHGVAGIGAGHLVLHAVEPAGGHLAVADECARRLLTGRTRETEDAVPAAPETGVALEAGFAHGSAGIAHFLLSYHQRTGDPAAEEAAAKRFAALADEAVELIRTMRGRPARPMAASWCQGMSGISSALLAAARHWDDDRYLALAKDGGRACLGLAAQAWVVSQCCGLAGMGEALIDLAIATEDEEFWRGAEEIAVHMLARSGGEYAAPRFPDNSLETSSAPWSTGTSGVLSFLRRLHDRAGERLWTPAWTPPPRSIAEDLT is encoded by the coding sequence ATGCGCAGCACCACGACCGATCTGCCCGGCCTGCTGGCCCGGCGCGCGGAAGCCGCCGGCCGGGAGTGGGCCGTCGACGAAACCTGGGTGAGCGTGCGCAACCCCGGCGACGCGGTACCCGATCAGGGCTGGAAGCTGCACATCTCCGCCCGACCGGGCACGTTGGAGCAGACCGTCGACACAGTCCTGCCGCTGCTGCTCTCCCACGACTGCGACTTCAAGGTCGCGCGCTCCCCCGAGGTGCTGCGGGAGCTCAACTCCGGCGACGTCGACCCGGCCACCGTAGGCAAGGCGATGACCGTCTACCCGCCGCAGGACGACGTGGTGCGGCTGGGCGGTCTGCTGGCCGAGGCGCTGGCCGGGATGACCGGCCCGCGGATCACCAGCGATCGCCGCATCCGCCCGGATTCCCCGGTGTACTACCGCTACGCGCCGTTCCGGCCGCAGTACCGGGTGGACGACAACGGCGATTTCGAGCTGGTGGTCCTCGGACCGGACGGCACCGCGCTGCCGGGCGCGGCGGGGCCGGAGTTCAGCTGCCCGCCGTGGGCCACCGATCCGTTCCGCCCCACCGAGAACTCCGCCGCCCAGCGGGCGACCGTGCTCGGCGGCCGCTTCCGGCTGACCTCCGGAGTGCTGCGCGGGCCGCGCGGCAACGTCTACCGCGCCGTCGATCCCGAAGGCCGGCAGGTGGTGATCAAGGAGGCCCGCGCCCACGTCGGCGAGAACGTCAACGGCATCGACCTGCGCATGCAGCTGCGCAACGAGCGGCGCGTCCTGCAGGCGCTGGACGGGGTGGACGGGGTGCCGCGGCTGCTCGACCACTTCCGCCACGGCGAGGACGAGTACCTCGTGACCACCGACGTCGGGACGCGCGACCTCAACCGGTACGTCGGCGAGCAGACCCGGTTCTTCGACGACCCCACCAGTCCTGACCGGGATCTGGGACGCCTGGCCGCCCGGCTGGCCGACGTGCTCGCCGCGGTGCACGAGCGCGGTGTGGTGGTGCGCGACCTCTCCCCGAAGAACGTGGTCCTCGACGACGACGGCCGCTGCACGCTCATCGACTTCGGCAACAGCCACCTCGACGGCTTCCAGCTGCACGGGTGGACACGCGGTTACAGCGTGCCCGACCAGCACACCGATCGCCCGGCCGAAGCGAGCGACGACTACTTCTCGCTGGGTGCGACGCTGTTCTTCGCCGCGACCGGGATCAACCCGATCGGCGCCGACCCCGACCCGGTGCGCAACCTGGAGCGCACGCTGCTGTGCCTGGAGCGGCTGCACCCGGAGGCGACCGGCGTGCGCGCGCTGATCCCCGGGCTGCTCAGCCTGGACCCGGCCGAGCGCACCGCGGCCTTCGAGGCCCTGCGCACCGATCGCCCCGCCCGTCGCGGTCGCCGGCCCGAAGCACCCGTGCTGAGCGCCGATCTGCTCGAATCCGTGCTGAGCCACACCGTCGGCGAGTGCGTGGCCGCCGCCCGCGAGATGGCATCGCAACCGACCGGCGGCCGCTCGGAACCGCCCAAGACAAACGTCTACAGTGGATCGGCCGGTCTCGGCCTGGAGCTGCTGCACCACCCCGAGGGCATCGACGCCGGGATCGAACTGGCCCGCTGGACGATCGAGGCGACGCCGCCGACCCGGTTGCCCGCCGCGATGTACTTCGGACGGACCGGGACCGAGATCTTCCTGGCCACCGCGCGCCGGACCGCCGCGGACCTGCCGATGTCCGAACCGGTCGATCTCGGCGACGAACGCGCCGACTACATCCACGGCGTGGCCGGGATCGGCGCGGGTCACCTGGTGCTGCACGCCGTGGAACCGGCGGGCGGGCACCTGGCGGTCGCCGACGAGTGCGCCCGCCGGCTGCTCACCGGCCGGACCCGGGAGACCGAGGACGCGGTGCCCGCCGCGCCGGAGACCGGTGTGGCGCTGGAAGCCGGTTTCGCCCACGGCAGCGCGGGAATCGCGCACTTCCTGCTGTCCTACCACCAGCGCACCGGTGATCCGGCGGCGGAGGAGGCGGCCGCGAAGCGGTTCGCCGCCCTCGCCGATGAGGCGGTGGAGCTGATCCGGACCATGCGGGGCCGTCCCGCGCGGCCGATGGCCGCTTCCTGGTGCCAGGGCATGTCCGGCATCTCCTCCGCGCTGCTGGCAGCGGCGCGGCACTGGGACGACGACCGCTACCTGGCGCTGGCGAAGGACGGTGGCCGCGCTTGCCTCGGCCTGGCCGCCCAGGCGTGGGTGGTTTCGCAGTGCTGCGGCCTGGCCGGGATGGGCGAGGCGCTCATCGACCTGGCCATCGCCACCGAGGACGAGGAGTTCTGGCGCGGCGCCGAGGAGATCGCCGTCCACATGCTGGCCCGCAGCGGCGGCGAGTACGCCGCCCCGAGGTTCCCGGACAACTCGCTGGAGACCTCCAGCGCCCCGTGGTCCACGGGCACCTCCGGTGTCCTGTCCTTCCTCCGCCGCCTGCACGACCGCGCTGGTGAACGCCTCTGGACTCCCGCCTGGACTCCGCCGCCGCGATCGATCGCCGAGGACCTCACCTGA